tcaaataatactattaataataaaattataataataataataattattagaacaataataatattgaaatgtATACGaatcaaagaatattaatcagaaactcaacaattataataacaataagggataaaaaaataaataaatgaggaaAGGATAGAAAAAATttgggttgaggcacgcatgACGTTATCCTTAGAGAGGAAATGTCCCCGCTGCACAGGACAAtacaaatacacaatcatatgtgtttctctcccaagatacaacaacccgtcagatcgattGAGTGTAACGAAAGATCTTCGAACCTTATGAATACCAAtgtatagagaagaaaagaagaatactTCAGAGAAAAATCTAGTATTTGTGGTTGTTTTGTTATGTCTTTctccatgcacctaggtggtatttatagataaaaaaggAAGACACAAGAGTAAATTGTCATAAAAAATATAGCCGTTAATCACAAATCACATCAACCCATAAGAATTAAAGTTCATGAAAACTTTAGtaacagtagaatttttatttaattatttattttttaaattataattaaatatttccaacaatcccccacaaaatttaaaataaaacaaaatatattatcttttaaaacaaaatattgtagttcagcGTAAAGAACCTTCCGGGTTTGAGCCTTACATCTAGTGTTTATAAACTTCCACCCGAGAAAATGCAAAGACTTGATTGTCTTGAGCAACATCCCTTGTAATTggattttagtaaataacatgTACAATATCggtatttattatatattctaaTCAATGAGTGCACGTTACAaccttgtgcatgtatcttgtttcgtgaatgtcacttagagacttgtacatgtctcacaatggcggccccacaatcacactcactaggtaaaccctcaaagggtggtttgtgactaacacccctacaataattgttattggatttattaagaggtattttaaaaaataatatataagcataataatgcataTACCTCAACTTAATTATtgccacaatttatagtacacttcaccataggaatgagacataaaatataatcaaattatttggtgtactttagtcaacaactTCTTTCTTACCCATTGAACTTCATTCCATGGGATCGTCATTCATGTAGATGAGTGTCTgttgttgcaactaatttatgggtTTTAGTCTCATTTTCCTCGATGACTCAAATACTCATTAATGCATCAATCCTTTGGTGAGCGGAACTGCAACTTTTCCTGACTTGACAAAGTCAAGAAAATTAATACATGAGTGATAACtttctaataaatttatgtctcactctcttattgattttttttttcaataaaatttttgctataagctttatatatatatatatatatatatagcaactTGAGTGCCAGAATGCAATGTAATAAGAggtatatgtttatttaataatcaTAGATCatatagataataaatattttgtgtgAGCAACACTAGTTTATAACAACAAGAAACTTTGCGCTCATAGTATATCATGATACAACATTTTGTTTAGTagattttcatgatatttttcCTCCACTTTGTGTCACCAAAAATaatatccaatttacattaatatatcattcaataatctcaagaaattggacatattgccATAACTAGAAAAAACACAAGTAATATTATCACTAGATAGCAAAATAGTATTAGAGGTATATTTTCACTcacttcaaaatatataactaataatttttttttatattaagagGTATGTTAACCATTGCAAGATAACCCAcacactttaaaatattttaaatgtggttcttttttctttcgtAACTCATAAAAAGTTTATCACAACCTTTTGTAAGGAATTCAATTTGAGGATATGACAAATAGAATATAAAGTCTTGCCCTATATAATTTTAGGCAAAGACAAGTCAAAATTTGAAGcataacatttaccatatcaaataaaaaaaaaaacgttcaCTACACCATTAGATTAACActaaatatgttatttaatgaataatacCATGAGTTTTACACAAAAACACTCATTTATAAAGACATGTATTAGCATTtctaaatacatatatattcaTCTCTtccctttttaattaattttgtatatacaaaaaatttcataatttgaatGGTCTCTAACCAAATTTCTCAACTTCTCAACAATTGTAATAATAGTATGTCATGTAGCATAACTTTCAACATTTGTAATAACCAAAGAAAAagtactaaatattttattacaagataaaaGTACTTAATTCAAACAAGtcatcacaaatatatcatCTACCAACCAAAGGACATgtctataattaataatttattgtaataaaaaatcactTCATAAATTCTAAATTCGGAAAcatgaaaaacttatttttaaacaaataagataatttcTAGAAGAGAAGTTTAATTTTACTTGATCATCCCCTCAATTTCTAATATGAAGATAAGATTCTTTTCTTTATTAGCACACACATAATTATAAGcatgatttgaaataaaatattcattttaatttcatgatataaaaaatatttttaaattcataaatctgataatttcttatcagtcattttttttcatataaatatcaagctaaactttttttttcttttgcaaatgCATAGTTTTGTTCAAGTGTTTTCCATAACACAGTAGTAATTTTAGtataacaaattttttataattattttcatacaaaacaattaaaatatatacatgatatatAACATCTTTATCAATGGTAAGAGTAGAAGATGTTAaggcataaattaatataatggaAAAACATTAGCTTTAgacatttacaaaaaaaaaattatctggTGAGTTAAAATTTCACTTAtctataatttcatttattgttaccaaTAGGAGTAGAACAATTATACACATAAACTTTTAGGCTTAGTTGAagcttatttaattataataatatcaaacacaTTAGTAAATAACAAGTGCTTTCAGTCTTCCCTTTTATATtgtctttaattttagaaatgaatacaGATGAGTaatcaaaaatagaaataataagaattttctctctaagaatgttagaaaatgattacccaaataatattattgataataaaattattataataataattattagaacaataataatattgacTTGTATATTaatcaaagaatattaatcaaaggtccaataattataataacaataagagataataaaaaatagatgagGAAAGGATAGAAAAAGTCTGGGTTGAGGCATGCATGATGCTATCTTTAGAGAGAAAACGTCCTCACTGCACAGGACAATACAAATAcacaatacacaatcatatgtgtttcaaatcatatgtATTTCTCTCCCAaaatacaacaacccgtcaaaTTGATCGAGTGCAGaaaggatctccgaaccttatgaacatcaatgtcttaaagataatataaagaagaaaagaggaaCACTTCGGAgaaaactctagtgtttgtgGTTGTTTTGTTGTGTCTTTATCCATGCAtgcctaggtggtatttataggtagaaaaagaaaacacaagagtaaattgtaataaaaatatagtcaTTAACCATAAATCACATTAACCCatcaaatttaaagtttatgaaaacTTCAATAacaatagaatttttattttaattatttattttttaaattataataaaacatttcCAACAATCTATATATAACTTAGTCTTGTTTTGTGAGGTTTAAATACATTATATTGGtccaattttcttaaattttgttccctatagtatttgttttttaagatgTTAAAAGAGtactaatttttgtaaattatggccaatttagtctttttccTAGACATTGTTTAAACCGTTAATGGAACGTGAACACTAACGGTCACGTGTTAGTGTTATTTTGtgatctttaaaattttttaaatattttttatttttatttttatttttttaatttaatttaatttttttattttaaaaaatgttatatatatatatatatatatatacttatttatttatattatttgaaaatttttgcttAATTATAAATGCAAATCAgctaaaatacatatatatatatatatatatatatatatatataaattgtagcAAACAACTCAGCTTATAAATGTCTGTTTGTGTGATTACAAGGCACAATTCTATTCCAAACGACACTATATAAACACATCAGCTACATTCAAAATAAGCATTTTATAAAGCCTTAGtactaaatatttcaaaatgatATGGAATGCTGAAACTGAGTACTTCTAGCtcccttcttggagaagaagATAAACAAGCATCGATGAGTTTTTTTCATAACCATGAATCAGAACATGAGCAGCTGAAAATGAGACATATTCAACAATTAATTACACCTAAGCATAATATTTCTATAACcaaaatgaatatatatgttttacatgagaagaacaaaagaagaaaactcaCCTGTTATTTTTTACTATACCGTAGGTATAACCTTGGAGTCCCATGAATTTGACGTAGAATATCCATCCCAAGGATGCCAATCTAGAACTCGTGCAACCTCAACTTCGTCACCTTTTTTCTCTGCATTACTTTTACTAACCAATCCATGAATCCCTTCTAATTCAAACGTGATCTCTTTCATAGTTGGACGTTTCTTTCCTTTCAACTCTAAGCATCTACTTGCAAGATTAGCAACAGCAATGATCTCTCCCTTCTCTGCTTCTTTCACAACTCTTTTGTCAATAATCTCAAACAGATTGTCCTCCTCCAGACACTCAACAAAATATGATGCTAAACTCTTGAACTCTCCAGAAGTCGTTGGTGATATTGGTTTTTGTCCTGTTAAAAGTTCAGCAAGAACTACTCCAAAACTGTACACATCACTTTTCTCTGTAAATTGACTGGTGTGAAAATATTCAGGATCCAAATAACCAAAAGTACCTTGAACAACTGTTGTAAGATGAGTAGCTTCAACAGAAATTACCCTGGATGTTCCAAAATCTGCAATTTTTGCCCTATACTTTTCATCCAATAGTATATTTGTGGATTTGATATCTCTATGATAAATGGGTTTAGATGCAACTGAATGCAGGTAAAATAGAGCTCCTGCAATTTCAGTGGCAATTCTCAAACACATCTCCCATGTCATTGGTAACAACTCCTTGTTCTGGTCATGCAAATACTCAAAGAGATTACCATTAGGAATGAATTCGTACACAAGTAGAGGAATTTCTGTCTCCAAACAACATCCTAGTAACCTAACCACATTTCTATTGTTGATTTGTGAGAGAATGACAAACTCATTGATGAACTCTTCGACATTTCCTTCCACCTTAAactttttaactgcaacaattCTACCATCTACTAGCATTCCTTTGTAAACGGTACCTTGCCCTCCCTTTCCAACAATTCTATCCATGTTAAAGTTGTCAGTGGCTTTCTCTAAATCGTCTAAGCTAAAGTGAAAACTTTTGTCTACATTAGCTTCATTGGATGACATTCTTTGTTGCAACAACAAACCGCCATTCTTTTTGAAGAACTTCTGTTTACGTTTCTCTATCACTCTCTTCCTTACAACCTTATACAACAACCATAGACCAACGAGAAAAATCACAGATCCCAGACTTGAGGAAACTCCTACACAATTTTTTCACAATTAATAAATTCATGGATTGTAATTTGTCCATTACAAAAGTTGTTGTGTATGCATCTATGCTACTATAACAAAACGAAAATTCACAGGGATGTGGTTAACGAtctagaaaatacaaaaaactaTGTAATCATAACTATTttgcataataaaaataaatgaatttctATCACAACAAAATTACCTTACATAAGTTAATTTGCAGAAACCCTTTTTTAGTTTTCTTGTGCTATAATTAGAACATCTTACTAGTctaaatctatatttatatgtaGTCTTGATAACTGCCTAATACGTACCTACTATAGCCCACTTCTTCGTTTGACTGTGATTGTAATAACCTGGGATGGCTGAAACATCAGAAACCAAGTTAGATTATTTAACTTACATGTATCTCTTTAGGTAAAGTTGAACTTATGAGACTgcatgaaattaattaatttgacaGCAAAAGTTGAACTGTATGCATATAATTAACAACGATGAAACAAAAACATGAGCAATGTTAAATACAATATAGTTGTAGCCAAAAAAGTAGCATGCagatcaattattttataaaacagtGGCACTATAGAAGAGTGTAAATAAAAGTTACTGCATAGAGATCACACCAGTGCAGCCTCCTGAAACGTAGGGATTGCCATAGAAGCCTTCTAAGCAGTCGCATCTCCAACCAGAGCTTGTGTTTTGCGAAGATCCAACATTATTAGAGCGATTACAAGTGACATAATCTTGTTGACAAACAAGTCTCTCTAGATAAACActctttgtattcagatttgttgTGTCTTGAAATGAAACACTACATGGTCCTTTTATAGGCCTTTGGACATTACCCTtcaactacattcattaaatataactactacCAAACTCACAATTAATACAACAACTTCTAACTACCCACCTTCCAACTACCAACTACACACCTTCCAACTACCAACTACacacatttaagtttacctaacAAAATCCCCCCATAAACTTAAATGCTCTTCTTGTCCTTCATTCCAAGTATCATCTTGTTGTTCTCAAACAGAGAGGATGACAGCGGCTTTGTAAACATATCTGCAGCTTGTGCACGACTTTCAACGTGCTCCAACTCTACATTTCCTTCTTTCACTTGTTCTCGGATGAAGTGAAATCGAACATCAATGTGTTTGCTTCTCTCATGATTGACCGGGTTCTTTGCCAATTCAATGGCCGACTTGTTATCAACTCGGATCACAGTCCCCTTTTCTTGCTTCAATTCCAGTTTGCTCAGAAGGTTTCTAAGCCAAACTGCATGGCAGACACTCCAGGATGCTGCAACGTACTCTGCTTCACATGTTGACAGTGTTACAATGGGCTGTTTCTTTGAAAGCCAGGTGAACGCTGTGCTCCCCATGAAGAATACATATCCAGACGTGCTTTTCCGGTCATCAACATCTCCACACCAATCACTGTCTGAGTAGCCGACTAGTCGGTAATCATCTGTCCTGGTATACATCAGACCAAGTGACACAGTTCCTCTCACATACCTTAAAATTCTCTTTAGGACCTTCCAATGAGTATACCTTGGTTCCTCCATATACCGACTTGCTATTCCAACACTCAGCATTAAATCTGGTCTGGTATTTGTAAGATACCTGAGACTTCCAATCAGACTTCGGTATTTGCTCGCATCAACTCGGTCTCCATCTGTATACTTAGAAAGTTTTGTGCCTGGTTCCATAGGGGTGGAAACCGGGTTGCAACTCGTCATCTTGAACTTCTTTAAGACATCCTCAGCATACCTTTCCTGCGACACAAAGATACCGTCCTTCCCTTGAATGACTTCCAAACCAAGGAAATACTTCATAAGACCTAAGTCGGTCATCTCGAACTCCTTCTTCATCACTTCTTTAAATGCTTCAATTAGCTCAGCATTATTCCCCGTGAAGATAAGATCATCGACATAGAGGGCAATGAACATCAcatcttctcctttcttctttatGTAAAGAGCATGTTCATAAGGGCACTGCTCATACCCATTCTTCTTGAAGTAAGTGTCGATTCTTTCATTCCATGCTCGTGGAGCTTGCTTCAGGCCATAAAGTGCCTTCTTCAATCTCAACACTTTCTTCTCTTCGCCTCTTCGCATGTATCCAAGTGGCTGTTCAACATATACTTCCTCCTCCAAGACTCCATTCAGAAATGCTgacttcacatccatctgcaaGATTGTCCATCTGTGTTGAGCTGCTAAGGAAATCAACAACCTGATTGTTTCCATCCTCGTCACTGGAGCGAATacttcatcatagtctattccttCCTTCTGCTTGTACCCCTTCACTACGAGTCGAGCTTTGTATCGCTTAACTTCTCCTTCagcatttgttttcttcttgtacACCCACTTTACGCCAATAGGCCGAGCTCCTTTGGGCAAATCGGTTAGCTCCCACGTGTTGTTGCGTTCGATTGCTCCGATCTCTTCATTCATTGCAATTTGCCACTTCTCCTCCTGCACGGCCTCTTCAAAGTTCAAGTCTTCCGAATCTGCCAAGAAACATACAACATGTACTTCGTCAGTCGAGTTGTATATGTCTTGCAAGCTTCGTGCTCTAGGCTGTAGaggttcatcttcttcatcagaaGTCTCATGATCTCTCACAGCTGGTGGTGTATCTACTTCCAAACTTCTAGACTCCTTCTCCGAGTTGTTCCACTTCCACTCGCTCTCTTCATCAACTTGAACATCTCGGCTCATAATCACCTTCTTTGTTATTGGGTTGAACAACCTATACGCCTTGGTTTTTTCATCGTACCCAATAAACACGTACTTCTTGCTCCGATCTTCAAGTTTGGTCCTTTGTTGAGCTGGAACATGACCATAAGCAATGCTGCCAAACACTTTGAGGTGAGACACACTCGGCTTTCTTCCACTCCAGACTTCTTGTGGTGTCTGTTCGTTCAACTTAGCATGTGGACATCTATTTTGCACATAGATGGCACATTGCACTGCTTCCGCCCAGAACTCCTTAGGCAAGTTCTTGCTTTTCAACATTGTACGAACCATGTCAAGTATGGTTCGATTTTTCCTCTCAGCTACTCCATTCTGTTGGGGTGAGTATGGTGCTGTCAGAAATCTTCTTATTCCTTGCTCCTCACAATACTTCATGAGCTCGGATGAGATGAACTCGCCTCCTCGGTCAGACCTAACAGATTTGATAGGCATGCCGGTCTCCTTTTCAACCATTGCTTTGAACCTTTTAAACACTTGGAACACCTCGGATTTCTTCTTCAAAAAATACACCcatgtttttcttgaaaaatcatctatgaaagaaatgaaatacctTTTCCCACTGAAAGATTCAGGGGTAATTGGTCCACAAATGTCTGTGTGAATTAATCCGAGTTGTTCCTTTGCCCGGTACTCGGCAGTCCTCGGAAATGAGGTCCTTGGATGCTTCCCGAGCACGCACTCTTcacaaaatttcttttcaaactccACCGTCGGGAGTCCTCGCACCATCTCCTTTTTCACCAACTCGACTAGTCCACCAAAATGCAAGTGGCCAAACCGGAAGTGCCACATCATAGCTTCATCCTTCACGTCAAGTTTCAAGCACCTCTCTTGGACTATTTTTAGGTCCAGCTTGTACATCctgttcttcttcatctctaCTCGAGCAATCAATCGATCTGACTTATCTTTCAAGTATAGTACTCGATCTTTCATCAGAACCGAGTAGCCTTTCTCCATCAGCTGGCCCATGCTCAATATATTGCTCTTGAGATCGGGTACATAGTACACATCTCTGATTTCTCCAACTTGGTTGTTCTTTTGTAGGTACCAGATTGTACCCCGACCTTTTACTGCCACCTTTGATGCATCTCCAAATGATACGTGTCCAGCGTCAACTTTGGTGAGCTCCTTAAAAAGATTCTCGTCCCCACACATGTGGTTGCTTGCTCCTGTATCAAGGTACCAAACTGAGTTGTCAGAACAACTCGGACTTAGCTCGGCACCTGATCTCCTGGACATCATCAATATTCCTTCTTCCTCAGCGTCCTCAGAAAGGAAGTTTGTTTCCTTCTTGCTTTCAGATCGGCAGTCCTTCGCGAAATGTCCAACCTTCCCACAATTGTAACATTTGACTCCTGAGTAGCAGTCTTTAGCAAAATGACCGTACTTACCacatttgaagcactcaactCCTGAGTTGTTCGACTGACCTCCTCGGCCTCTACCACCACGACCTCCACCTTGTCCTCGGCCACGCCAGTTTTGTTGGCCGACCTGTTCTTGACTTCTTTCATATCCTCCTCTGTCTCTACCACCTCGGCCTCGAGTGTTCTGAGTATAAGGAACCTTCTTCTCCCTAATGGTTGCCTTTGCTTGGAGTGCTTGATCAAGGgactcctccttcttcttccttctccgcTGCTCATGCGCTTCAAGCGACCCAGCAAGCTCTTCCACCGAGAGCGTTGTCAAGTCCTTTGATTCCTCTATTGCGCAAACTATATTCTCGAAGTCGTCGGTTAACGACCTCAAGATTTTCTCCACCACTCGGCAAGCGGGCAGCGTCTCTCCATTTCTACCGAGCTG
This portion of the Vigna unguiculata cultivar IT97K-499-35 chromosome 6, ASM411807v1, whole genome shotgun sequence genome encodes:
- the LOC114188563 gene encoding wall-associated receptor kinase-like 10; this translates as FNGPIFIITRSKRPTFTKKPPYSGLPDSTEGHIIAKPGCSFRCGGVDISYPFGMKDPKCYLDKWFEVECRETSDGQKPYLKSLNLEVIAVALHRVYIMNPIFHWNCPRRKVKAEVINLRGSPFVYSHKFNRFVGVGCNNLAFLQSNGSIVACCVSICDDTDEVNDNFNLVRGDSCSGRYCCETLLPKYLSEYNATLEDFNIENNNTASERCSYAFIGYLYSYRQDAYRLNRDYTPAMLEWEILDHMLDNSTHQLLSESDLLDYVTCNRSNNVGSSQNTSSGWRCDCLEGFYGNPYVSGGCTAIPGYYNHSQTKKWAIVGVSSSLGSVIFLVGLWLLYKVVRKRVIEKRKQKFFKKNGGLLLQQRMSSNEANVDKSFHFSLDDLEKATDNFNMDRIVGKGGQGTVYKGMLVDGRIVAVKKFKVEGNVEEFINEFVILSQINNRNVVRLLGCCLETEIPLLVYEFIPNGNLFEYLHDQNKELLPMTWEMCLRIATEIAGALFYLHSVASKPIYHRDIKSTNILLDEKYRAKIADFGTSRVISVEATHLTTVVQGTFGYLDPEYFHTSQFTEKSDVYSFGVVLAELLTGQKPISPTTSGEFKSLASYFVECLEEDNLFEIIDKRVVKEAEKGEIIAVANLASRCLELKGKKRPTMKEITFELEGIHGLVSKSNAEKKGDEVEVARVLDWHPWDGYSTSNSWDSKVIPTV